Below is a genomic region from Equus caballus isolate H_3958 breed thoroughbred chromosome X, TB-T2T, whole genome shotgun sequence.
TGGACCGCCATGTCCACGAGCTCCGGGGTGATGCGCCTCCTGCCGCTCTTGCAGGCCTCGTTGCCCGCCAGCTCCAGGACCTTGGCCGTCAGGTACTGGATGACGGCCGCCAGGAAGACCGGGGCGGAGGGGCTCAGGCGCCGGGCGTAGTGGCCCTCCCGCAGGAGGTGCTCCACCCAGCTCACGGAAAACAACAGCTGCGCTCGGGCGGTGCGGGAGCGGGGCCGGCCCTGGCCGTGGGAGGACCCTCGACGACGACGGCTGCGATTCCCCGGCATGCTGGGCGTGGGCTGCGCGTTCTCCTCCGACGGGCCTAGCTCTTGGGCGGCGCGGTGGGATGCGGAGCCTCCGGCTCGGCTCGGCTCGGCTCGGCTCGGCTCAGCTCGGCTCGGCGCGGCTCGGCGCGGTGCGGTGCGGTGAGGAGAGGTGCCACCGGCGGGACCAGGTGCGGTGAGGTTCGGCGAGGCGAGGTGCGAAGGCTCGGCGGCGCCCCAAGCTCTCAAGACGGCCGGTACTCAGGCCCCTCCTCGGTATCCTAGCGACGTCGGGCCGGCCCCCAGTTGGTCTGGGCGCACGCGCCGTGACAGGTAGATCCGGTGAGGTCACCGCTCTCCCATTGGCCGCCGGAAGTGGCGGGCCTGGGCCCGCCAAGAACGGGCGCCGGCACGAGCCTGCTCGCGCTGCGCCCTGGACCCTCTCTTCGAGGGAGCGTTCCCTTGCCCCTGGCTGGGAGCCTGGACGGAGAAGAACAACAGACGTGGGGACGACCCACTGCCACCAAGTGGACACCCGCGGGGCCGGGCGACTGTCGCAACTACCCGCTTCCAAAACGTTGGCgccaccccaaaaagaaacccctgtGCCCGTCCGGCCGTCGCTCCCCACCCGCCGGCCCCACCCGACCCCTAACCCCGACTCCTCCACCGCCCCGCAAACCCACCCCAGCCCGCCACCGGCCAGCACCCAGGCAACCACTCTTGCTTCCTGTCCACAGAGGTCGGCCTCTTCTGGAGACTTCCTCCAGATGGAGTCGTACCATAAAGCGGTGGCCTTTGGTGCCTGGCTGCTTTCAGTTAGCATCACGTTTTCGCTGTGGTTCGTCCCCGTGGCAGCACGAATCAGCGCTGCATTCCTCTTCGCGGCTCAGCGAGATTCCCTGGTATGGAGAGACCGCACGCTGAGTATCCACCCGTTCACCAGTGCATGGACGTTTGGGTGACGGCCACCTTCTGGCTCTTGGGAATAGCGCTGCAGTGAACATTCCCCTACGGGGATCTGTGGGAACACCTCTTCTCAATGCCTTTGGGTAGATATCTGCGAGTGGGATGGCGGGGTCACGTGGTAGTTCTATGGTTAATTTACCGAGGAACCGCCCCACTGATTTCCACAGCGGCgctaccattttgcattcccagcagcggCGCGTGAGGGTCCAAAATTCTCCACGTCCTCCCCGAAACTTGCTCTTTTccgtgtgttttgttttgtttggcttgcagcagccatcccagtgggtgtgaagtggtagctcatggtggttttcatttgcatttccctacgggctaatgatgttaagcatcctttcatgtgcctcttgccctttggagaaatgtctgttcaagtcctttgcccattttttaactgggttgcctgtcttttttgttgttgagttgtaagagttctttgtacatcCTGGAAAATAggcccttatcagatacatgatttgcaaatgttcCTCCCATCCCGTGGGTTGTCCTTTCACTTCCTAGATAGAGTCctttttgatgcacaaaagtttttgatTTGGATGGCCTACaatttagctctttttttttcttttgtggctctGCCTTTGCTGTCGTATTTAAGGAACACTGATGCTTAACtttttgtgtcaacttggctaggccacggTACCCAGTTATTTTGTCAAACATTTTCCTAGATATTTCTGAGAAGGTATTGTTTAGATGAGGTTAACACTTAAATCAGTAGATTTTCAGTAAAACGCATTATCCCCCATAAT
It encodes:
- the LOC111771533 gene encoding histone H2A-Bbd type 2/3-like, translating into MPGNRSRRRRGSSHGQGRPRSRTARAQLLFSVSWVEHLLREGHYARRLSPSAPVFLAAVIQYLTAKVLELAGNEACKSGRRRITPELVDMAVHNNALLSGFFGATTISQVAPGRE